The genomic stretch AGCACAGTGAACCCAATCAACTTTCTAATCCAGGACATCTTCACATCTGAAACAACATCAGCAAGATGGGTCTCGTCCTCCCATACAAGGTAGATCAACTCACAGTCTTCATCCCAGAAAGGCTGCTCAAACTCAAGAAAGATCTTGTTGTTGGTCCCAAAGCCCATTCTCTGGATTGAGTGCAATTTGTGCAGTGGAAGAGAAGGGCTCAGAAAAGTGTTCTGGTGCTTCTTCAGGTATCCTGTAATGAAATAGCACATCAGATGAGTTATAGGCCTTGCAGAAAGTTATAAGAATGTTATAAAGCGatattatgaaaattatttattttcattcatgtaatatgaaaattatatatataataaaatgacaattacAATTACCAAACAAATGATGTACAGTAGTATACAAATGAGTGTCCGATGCAAATTGTTAGCTAAGCCAACAAGTCATGCAGAATGTACTATACATACCCAGTGGTACGGTGACAATAACATGGTCTGCTGCAAATGTCTCTCCATTAACACATTCAATCATAATGGGGAATAACATTCCCTTAGTATTTGGTCCATTCTTGGTGTAGTTCCAGTGAATGCACTTCACTGGCTTGTTGTACAAGACTATGTCATTGGGAAGTTCCTTCATCATGTGATCAGTTAAACCTTCATAACCTCTAAGGGGAAAAGAGTGCATGAACACATTTAGAAAACTTTACAAGATTTAAGAAAGCATTGTTGGAATTGGATAATTGAGacaattgattaaaaaatgtacaagaAAGGCTCTGGGACTCTGATCACTCACCCTGGGAAAGTGCAGTCCAGTCCTGGAAGAGTCTTATACATGCCAAATGCTCCAAGGCCAACATCATCCATTGTGTGTGTTCCGCTGACACAGCACTCCAGCTTGAGCAATGTGTTTATCATGGCCATTCTTATCGCAATGTTAGCCTGGTCCTCCTTCCACTCCTCCGGGGCCAGCCGTTCAGCCTCTGCCTTGACAAACTCCCCAACACTCGGCAGAGGTTCTCCACCACTGTCATGGAACTGCTGGCTCCTTTCCAGTAAGTTCATGAAAAGCTCCACCGCTGGACCCATCGTCTCAGGCCCCAGTTTCCGACCTGAACTGGTAAACCAGTTGGGAACAAACAATGGA from Ctenopharyngodon idella isolate HZGC_01 chromosome 13, HZGC01, whole genome shotgun sequence encodes the following:
- the paox gene encoding peroxisomal N(1)-acetyl-spermine/spermidine oxidase isoform X1, which produces MALRSARDSQIFIIGCGISGIGAAQKLLKHGFHNVHIIEATARSGGRIRTGRLGDNIVEIGANWIHGPSKENPVFRLACDYQLLDKESMSEENQAIDIGGHPLFVPNWFTSSGRKLGPETMGPAVELFMNLLERSQQFHDSGGEPLPSVGEFVKAEAERLAPEEWKEDQANIAIRMAMINTLLKLECCVSGTHTMDDVGLGAFGMYKTLPGLDCTFPGGYEGLTDHMMKELPNDIVLYNKPVKCIHWNYTKNGPNTKGMLFPIMIECVNGETFAADHVIVTVPLGYLKKHQNTFLSPSLPLHKLHSIQRMGFGTNNKIFLEFEQPFWDEDCELIYLVWEDETHLADVVSDVKMSWIRKLIGFTVLKPTERYGHVLCGWIAGRESEYMETLSEFEVLHSVTQLLRLFTGNPTITPRKLLRSQWFHDPYSCGSYSYVAKGCSAYDIDNLAEPLPLKGSNSKPLQVLFAGEATHGSFFSTVHGALLSGWREAERLISHYTPASGSFSSKL
- the paox gene encoding peroxisomal N(1)-acetyl-spermine/spermidine oxidase isoform X2; its protein translation is MCIYCKDGENMDTCRISSDGDNIVEIGANWIHGPSKENPVFRLACDYQLLDKESMSEENQAIDIGGHPLFVPNWFTSSGRKLGPETMGPAVELFMNLLERSQQFHDSGGEPLPSVGEFVKAEAERLAPEEWKEDQANIAIRMAMINTLLKLECCVSGTHTMDDVGLGAFGMYKTLPGLDCTFPGGYEGLTDHMMKELPNDIVLYNKPVKCIHWNYTKNGPNTKGMLFPIMIECVNGETFAADHVIVTVPLGYLKKHQNTFLSPSLPLHKLHSIQRMGFGTNNKIFLEFEQPFWDEDCELIYLVWEDETHLADVVSDVKMSWIRKLIGFTVLKPTERYGHVLCGWIAGRESEYMETLSEFEVLHSVTQLLRLFTGNPTITPRKLLRSQWFHDPYSCGSYSYVAKGCSAYDIDNLAEPLPLKGSNSKPLQVLFAGEATHGSFFSTVHGALLSGWREAERLISHYTPASGSFSSKL